From the Psychrobacillus sp. FSL K6-4046 genome, one window contains:
- the rpsI gene encoding 30S ribosomal protein S9 translates to MAQVQYIGTGRRKSSVARVRLVPGEGKIVINKRDVEDYVPYETLREIIKQPLVTTQTLGSYDVHVNVNGGGFTGQAGAIRHGIARALLTVDPDFRPALKSAGFLTRDPRMKERKKPGLKGARRAPQFSKR, encoded by the coding sequence TTGGCACAAGTTCAATATATCGGCACTGGTCGCCGTAAAAGCTCAGTAGCACGCGTACGTTTAGTACCAGGCGAAGGAAAAATCGTTATCAACAAACGTGACGTAGAAGATTACGTACCATACGAAACTTTACGTGAAATCATTAAACAACCATTAGTAACTACTCAAACTTTAGGTAGCTACGATGTTCATGTAAACGTTAATGGTGGTGGATTCACAGGTCAAGCAGGGGCAATCCGTCACGGTATTGCACGTGCACTACTTACAGTAGATCCTGATTTCCGTCCAGCTTTAAAATCAGCAGGATTCTTAACACGTGACCCACGTATGAAAGAACGTAAAAAACCAGGACTTAAAGGCGCTCGTCGTGCACCTCAGTTCTCAAAACGTTAA
- the rplM gene encoding 50S ribosomal protein L13, which produces MRTTFMAKGHEVERKWLVIDAEGQTLGRLASEVAAILRGKNKPTFTPNVDTGDHVIIINAEKIHLTGNKLNDKIYYRHTQFAGGLKQRTALEMRTKYPTKMIELAIKGMLPKNTLGRQMFGKLHVYAGAEHPHAAQQPEAFELRG; this is translated from the coding sequence ATGCGTACAACATTCATGGCTAAAGGTCACGAAGTAGAACGTAAATGGTTAGTTATCGACGCTGAAGGCCAAACTCTTGGTCGTCTTGCTTCTGAAGTAGCAGCTATTTTACGTGGAAAAAACAAACCAACATTCACACCGAATGTTGACACTGGTGATCATGTGATCATTATCAATGCAGAAAAAATTCATTTAACTGGGAACAAGTTAAACGACAAAATTTACTACCGTCACACTCAATTTGCTGGTGGACTTAAACAACGTACTGCTTTAGAAATGCGTACTAAGTACCCAACAAAAATGATCGAATTAGCGATCAAAGGAATGCTTCCTAAAAACACTTTAGGTCGTCAAATGTTCGGAAAACTTCACGTTTACGCTGGAGCAGAACATCCACATGCAGCACAACAACCAGAAGCATTTGAGCTTCGCGGATAA
- the truA gene encoding tRNA pseudouridine(38-40) synthase TruA, producing the protein MRLRAVISYDGSQFSGYQIQPGKRTVQLELERVLQTIHKGELVKVVASGRTDAGVHATGQVIHFDSPFTLSMDSWRTALNVQLPKDIRILFVEEVAADFHARYHAAGKTYRYKWSLEEIQSPFERNYTVHVDRYKPNVELMKEASVHLLGTHDFSSFCASKTSVKDFIRTVRSIDFEWKEESNQLHMVINGSGFLYNMVRIIAGTLWEVAIGKKNVDELPGILQSCDRKKAGKTAPAHGLYLEKVEYS; encoded by the coding sequence ATGCGTTTAAGAGCTGTAATAAGCTATGACGGGAGTCAATTTTCGGGTTATCAAATCCAACCGGGAAAAAGAACCGTACAGTTAGAGCTTGAACGAGTTCTACAAACAATCCATAAAGGAGAGCTAGTAAAGGTAGTAGCAAGTGGACGAACGGATGCTGGGGTTCATGCTACAGGGCAGGTAATCCATTTTGATAGTCCCTTTACTTTATCTATGGACAGCTGGAGAACTGCTTTGAATGTTCAACTCCCAAAGGATATCCGAATACTTTTCGTAGAAGAAGTGGCTGCCGACTTTCATGCTAGATACCATGCAGCGGGTAAAACGTATCGTTATAAATGGTCGCTTGAAGAGATTCAAAGTCCCTTTGAGCGTAACTATACGGTCCATGTAGATAGATATAAGCCTAACGTAGAATTGATGAAGGAAGCTTCTGTTCACCTTTTAGGAACGCATGATTTTTCAAGCTTCTGTGCATCTAAAACTAGTGTGAAAGATTTTATTCGAACGGTACGATCGATAGACTTTGAATGGAAAGAAGAATCTAATCAGCTGCATATGGTGATTAACGGCAGTGGTTTTTTATATAATATGGTCCGAATTATTGCAGGCACTTTATGGGAAGTGGCAATAGGAAAAAAAAATGTAGACGAGCTACCGGGAATTCTTCAATCTTGCGATAGAAAAAAAGCTGGGAAAACCGCTCCAGCACACGGTTTATACCTAGAAAAAGTAGAGTATTCATGA
- a CDS encoding energy-coupling factor transporter transmembrane protein EcfT, translating to MLEKMIFGRYIPGDSFIHRLDARAKLIFVFLFIAVVFIANNWITYGILVLFTFLIIRMSKIRLYFLINGLKPVVFLIIFTFLLHMIFTREGAIIFEWKFIKIYEEGLKQGIFISIRFFVLVILTSILTLTTTPISITDALEILLNPLKKWKLPVHELALMMSISLRFIPTLMDETDKIMKAQMARGSDMTSGSMKQRMNAIVPLLIPLFVSAFKRAEDLATAMEVRGYKGGEGRTRYRKLEWRKKDTSILVVLVLLAAILVYFRQ from the coding sequence ATGTTAGAAAAAATGATTTTTGGAAGATATATTCCGGGAGATTCGTTTATCCATCGTTTAGATGCTCGAGCTAAACTAATCTTTGTTTTTCTTTTTATTGCCGTAGTTTTCATCGCAAATAACTGGATTACATATGGGATATTAGTGTTATTTACTTTTTTAATCATTCGTATGTCCAAAATTAGATTATACTTTTTAATCAACGGATTAAAGCCAGTCGTTTTTCTAATTATCTTTACGTTCCTGCTGCACATGATATTTACCCGAGAGGGCGCTATTATTTTTGAATGGAAGTTTATAAAGATTTATGAAGAAGGCTTGAAGCAAGGGATATTTATATCTATTCGTTTCTTCGTCCTTGTTATACTAACGTCCATTCTAACGCTCACTACAACCCCTATATCGATTACAGATGCTTTAGAGATACTTCTGAATCCCCTAAAGAAATGGAAGCTCCCAGTGCATGAATTAGCGCTTATGATGTCAATCTCTTTAAGGTTCATCCCAACTCTTATGGATGAAACCGACAAGATTATGAAAGCACAGATGGCAAGAGGGTCGGATATGACGTCAGGAAGTATGAAGCAGCGCATGAATGCTATTGTACCGCTGCTCATTCCACTATTTGTGAGTGCATTTAAGCGAGCAGAAGATTTAGCAACAGCTATGGAGGTTCGCGGCTATAAAGGTGGAGAAGGAAGGACAAGATATCGCAAGCTTGAGTGGAGGAAGAAGGATACGTCAATTTTAGTCGTTCTTGTCCTACTGGCTGCTATCCTTGTTTATTTTAGACAGTAA
- a CDS encoding energy-coupling factor ABC transporter ATP-binding protein has translation MDIILQQVSYAYAKDTPFEKRALFSVNMHISSGSYQAIIGHTGSGKSTVLQHLNALLKPTDGTVKIGNVEVKADKKNKQLRSVRQKVGIVFQFPEHQLFDETVLKDIMFGPMNYGVSEAEAKARAIELIRLLGLPDEVMDKSPFDLSGGQMRRVAIAGVLAMNPDVLVLDEPTAGLDPRGRKEIMDLFYQIHQETGLTTILVTHSMEDAARYADQIAIMHKGKCVVQGTPEEIFQNETQLKDYRLELPQTVKFQRKLEQMMGRRLPNLCLTEEVLAKELAHLLKEGCEDEC, from the coding sequence ATGGACATCATACTTCAACAAGTAAGCTACGCTTATGCTAAAGATACGCCCTTTGAAAAGAGAGCCCTGTTTAGTGTAAACATGCATATTTCATCTGGCTCTTATCAAGCAATTATAGGGCATACAGGGTCGGGCAAATCAACTGTATTACAGCACTTGAATGCATTGTTAAAGCCTACGGATGGCACAGTTAAAATAGGAAACGTAGAAGTGAAGGCAGATAAGAAAAATAAGCAGCTACGCTCAGTCAGACAAAAGGTAGGCATTGTTTTTCAATTTCCAGAGCATCAATTATTCGATGAGACTGTTCTGAAAGATATTATGTTTGGGCCTATGAATTACGGAGTATCAGAGGCAGAAGCCAAAGCTCGGGCCATCGAATTAATTCGACTATTAGGTCTACCAGATGAAGTCATGGATAAGTCTCCATTTGATCTATCAGGAGGCCAAATGAGACGAGTTGCTATAGCGGGGGTTCTGGCGATGAACCCAGATGTCCTTGTGTTAGACGAGCCTACTGCAGGACTTGATCCTAGAGGCCGGAAAGAGATTATGGACCTCTTCTATCAAATCCATCAAGAGACGGGGCTCACGACCATCCTCGTGACGCACAGCATGGAGGATGCAGCTAGATATGCAGATCAAATAGCAATTATGCATAAAGGGAAATGTGTAGTTCAAGGAACTCCAGAAGAAATATTTCAAAATGAAACTCAATTAAAGGACTACCGTTTAGAGCTACCTCAAACAGTAAAGTTTCAGCGGAAGCTAGAACAAATGATGGGTAGAAGGCTACCGAACCTCTGCTTAACGGAGGAAGTGTTAGCGAAAGAATTGGCACACCTGTTAAAGGAAGGGTGTGAGGATGAATGTTAG
- a CDS encoding energy-coupling factor ABC transporter ATP-binding protein has translation MKKEIISLQNVTFTYAEEESIIRPAIHNVSFSIKEGEWVAIVGHNGSGKSTLARLMNGLLFPQEGTVRVFGDSLSQDNLWETRSKMGMVFQNPDNQFVGATVQDDVAFALENNGIPFEEMVERVRYSLAKVNMQDFMNSEPHHLSGGQKQRVAIAGAIAMQPRILLLDEATSMLDPQGKEEVLATVRQLREETDLTVISITHDLEETLLADRVIMMNQGEKYVEDTPKGIFERGQELVDLGLDLPFAMKMSKLLKAEGISLTAEHMTEEELVNDLWTSYFNK, from the coding sequence TTGAAAAAAGAAATTATATCCTTACAGAATGTAACCTTTACATATGCTGAAGAGGAGTCTATTATACGGCCAGCTATACATAATGTGTCATTTTCTATTAAGGAAGGTGAATGGGTCGCCATTGTAGGTCATAATGGTTCTGGTAAATCGACGTTAGCCCGACTAATGAATGGTCTTCTATTTCCTCAGGAGGGAACAGTACGTGTTTTTGGTGACTCCTTGTCACAAGACAATCTTTGGGAAACAAGATCGAAAATGGGGATGGTTTTTCAAAATCCTGATAACCAATTCGTCGGGGCTACTGTTCAGGATGATGTAGCATTTGCCCTTGAGAATAACGGAATCCCCTTTGAGGAAATGGTAGAACGAGTTAGATATTCGCTAGCAAAGGTCAATATGCAAGATTTTATGAATAGCGAACCTCATCATCTATCCGGCGGTCAGAAGCAAAGAGTGGCGATAGCAGGCGCTATTGCGATGCAACCTCGAATCTTACTGTTAGACGAAGCAACCTCTATGTTAGACCCGCAAGGAAAGGAAGAGGTGCTAGCGACTGTCAGACAGTTAAGAGAAGAAACAGATTTAACTGTTATCTCCATCACCCATGATTTAGAGGAAACATTGCTTGCGGATAGAGTAATAATGATGAATCAAGGAGAAAAGTATGTGGAGGATACTCCTAAAGGGATTTTTGAACGCGGTCAAGAATTGGTGGATTTAGGCTTAGATTTACCTTTCGCCATGAAAATGTCCAAGCTCCTAAAAGCTGAAGGGATATCCCTAACTGCAGAACATATGACAGAAGAAGAGTTGGTGAATGATTTATGGACATCATACTTCAACAAGTAA
- the rplQ gene encoding 50S ribosomal protein L17, whose translation MGYRKLGRTSSQRKAMLRDLTTDLIIHERLQTTEARAKELRSVVEKMITLGKRGDLHARRQAAAYIRREVVTTTNEEGEESTTFALQKLFDDVAPRYADRQGGYTRIMKVGPRRGDGAPVVVIELV comes from the coding sequence ATGGGTTACAGAAAACTTGGACGTACAAGTTCTCAACGTAAAGCGATGTTACGTGACTTAACGACTGACCTAATTATTCATGAGCGTCTTCAAACAACTGAAGCACGTGCAAAAGAATTACGTTCTGTTGTTGAAAAAATGATCACTTTAGGTAAACGCGGAGACTTGCATGCTCGTCGTCAAGCAGCTGCTTACATTCGTCGTGAAGTAGTTACTACTACAAACGAAGAAGGCGAAGAATCAACAACTTTTGCTTTGCAAAAATTGTTTGATGATGTTGCACCACGTTATGCAGATCGCCAAGGCGGTTACACTCGTATTATGAAAGTTGGACCTCGTCGCGGAGACGGAGCACCAGTTGTAGTAATTGAGTTAGTTTAA